One Nicotiana tomentosiformis chromosome 1, ASM39032v3, whole genome shotgun sequence genomic window, GTATAAATTAGATAAtaatgcaaaataatattttgaaagtatatgatactttataaaatatgaggacaAAATTGAGTATCAATAATGAGGATGTCAAGGAAGAATTTGACGAAGATCCTGAAGAAGACCTAGAGGAGGAGATTCCAGGGAAGATTATTGAGTTGTTGGCTGATTTCCATTATGTACCATTTCAATTCTCTAAGGGCAATCGTATGATCCCATGAAATCTTTGTAAGCCCCGAAATCTCCTCCAGGCTCTTCTGTTGGTGCTAGTTCCTCTGTTGCCGGAGATCTGTTATCCTTACTTTTGATCCAAAGAACAGTGTAAAGTCCTAACACAATCACAGTAGCACCAAGCATCCTGCAAAAAAGTGTACATCTATTTAGTTTTGGTTGCAACTCTTATATGAGTTTTAGAATTAAAATATTACCTTCTGAGGTTCATTTGTTCATGGAGAAGTAATGTACTGGTTACAACTACCATAACCATATTTAAGGGAGTGAACGCTGTTAGGAAAACTAGACCATTGTATTTCATTATGAATCCTTGTATGTAATACGTTAGTCCTGAACAACATATCCCCTGGATTGTGACATGAAAAGTAAGTAACTTTTAATAGACTTAACATGTAGAGGCAAAATATTTCTTGAAAGAGATGTTAGGAAACATTGATCTTTTTAACCTACTTACACTGTACACGACCGCAAGAAGCTTTGCGTCCCAATGGATGCTCCATACTACAGTCTTTTTTCTTTCCATCACCGCTGCTACTATACCTCCCTTAATTGTCCCAAGAAATCATATCCATGTCGTGAGGGAGAGCCCGGCAGGATAGGACCGCGATGTGATCGCCTAGGCATAAAACAATACTAGAGTAAGATTTTTGGCTTATTCCTAATAACTTATCTGTAACTAAGTTCTATCTTTACTAGTAAAATTATGAAGCTTGTCGAACTCAAGCATCCACTTATTAGCAGGAGGGAACctttaataaaaatatttgaatttgagtTTATCCCACCATTTTGAGATGCATGATTAGGCTTTCCTTCTGTTTAAAGTTCAAACACAAGGCCTTGTACCAGAATCTTTATCAGTACACCACCAAATGTGGCAATGGTGCCAATTAGCTTGGCCGGACTGCAGGGACTTTTAAGATTCATCCCTCTTTCATGGCCACATATCTTTCCGGCTAAGGAATGGCGTCTCAAGCctgaataaataaaatatgtacaaaaagaatttaaaattacAATAAGTACCCCTTAATACACAGTGTATTAAAAAGAATTAACTAGCCCATGTAATGTAACAACATTATAAAGATCTTTAATTCCATATTCTAGATCTCAAATAGCTTTGAATGTACGTTGTAGAAATATGAACTATTAAGTAATACTAACTAAGAATGTAAATCACTacgtatataatattttattgtaATAGGTTTTCAAGTGTTTGATTTAGAGATACAAGGTGTGTATTTGAATGAGACAAGGGTATAATTTACTTGCATATCCAGCCCATTATTAAAGTAATGATAGGAATAACATTGCAGATGCAAAAGTTATTGTATCTTTCAAGCCTAGAGAGAAGAAAATATAACGGATGACTGGTCTGTTAGTCAAGAGAAAGATCTTTAATTAAATACTGATTGCATggggaaaaaataatattttatgtttGAGACTTACTCCACTATGCTAAGAGCTATAATCTTAGTAAATATTGCAcgagccattttttttattttctttctactACTCATAACTAGGCTAGAATTAAAGTTCAAACATGTTAAGTGAACATAAGagaggaagagaaagaagaatactTGTCTATAAATACCGCAAAAGGAGAAAGGACCAAAGTAGCCACTGCATATCGATAGAAGGCAAACACATAGGCTCTTAACCCTTCATTCAGAGCAACTTTCGACAGGACATCGAAACATGCTAGCACACATTGCAGAAAGACTGCAACAATGAAAGGTCTAACTCTGTTGAATAAATTCCTCATTTGGATGATTTCTATTCTGTAAAGGTTTTCAGTGTTGTTGGATGAATTCCTCATTTGGATGAAAGGCCTGGATATGTAGGTAAATTATACCCTTGTCTCATTCAGAGAAAATTTTCTATAAAGCTTTCAACATATGTTTCTCTGCTACTTTCGTTAATGATTTTACAGATAGGAAATTTATTTATTAGCAAAATCACAAACAGATTCTGATTTTGTATTATCACCCTAGCCCATTCTTCCCCCTATCTCCTATAATTGATTCTCTTCTATATAGAGAAGTTGGTCGTCGTGTCAATTGCATAACAGAAATCTGCCATCTCCTCTTCCTGCTTCCAACACTGAAAACCTTTGCATAACAGAAATCATCCAAATGAGGAATTAATTCAACAGAGCTAGATCTTTCATTGTTGCAGTCTTTCTGCAATGTGTGCTAGCATGTTTCGATATCCTATGAAAAGTTGCTCTGAATGAAGGGTTAAGCGCTAATGTATTTGCCTTCTATCGACATGTAATGGCTACTTTGGTCATTGCTCCTTTTGCGATATTTCTAGACAAGTATGTTTCTCTCTCCCTCCATCTCTTCTTATGTTCACTGTTTACTTAACATGTTTGAACTTTGATTCTAGCCTAGTTATGAGcaataaaaagaaaatacaaaatctAACAGACAAGCTGAATATCTTTTTACATGAATACAAGACCAAAGATGAATCGCGCAATACTCGCTAAGATTGTAGCTCTTAGCATACCGAGTAGTctcaaacacaaaaaaaaaaatctttttcccATGTAATCAACATTTAATTAAACATCTTTCTCTTGACCAACAAGCCAGTCATCGGGTAGATTTTCTTCTCTCTAGGCTTAAAAGATACAACAACAACTTTTGCATCTGAAATGTGCAACGTTATTCCTGCCATTACTTTAATAATGGCTTGGATATGCTAGAAAAATTATATCCTTGTCTCATTCAAATACACATCTTGTAGCTTCAAATCAAACACTTAAAAACCTATTACAATGTAATATTACATATGTAGTGATTTACACTCTTGGTTAATATAAGTTAATATTTCTTGTTTCCGCAACTCAGCTACAACCTACATTCATAGCTATTTGAGATCTAGAATATGGAATTAAAGATCTCTATAGTGTTGTTGTATTACATGGGCTAATTTAATCATTTTAATACACTATGTATCAATGAGTATTTATTGTAATTTAAATTCTTTTTGCACATATTTTGTTTATTCAGGCCTGAGACGATGAATCTTAAAAGTCTCCGCAGCCTGGCCAAGCTAATTGGCACTATTACCACATTTGGTGGTGTACTGATAATGATTCTGGTACAAAGCCTTGTGTTTGAACTTTGGACAAAAGGAAAGCCTAATCATACATCTCAAAGTGGTGGGATAAACCCAAattcaaattattttattaaagttTCCCTCGTGCTAATAAGTGGGTGCTTGAGTTCGACAGGCTTCATAATTTTGCTGGTAAAGATAGAACTTAGTTGCAGATAAGTTATTAGGAATAAGCAAAAAATCTTACTCTAGTGTTGTTCTATGCCTAGGCGATCACATCGCGGACCTATCCTGTCGTGCTCTCCCTCACGATATGGATATGCTTTCTTTGGACAATTGTGGGAGGTATAGTAGCAGCGGTGATGGAAAGAAGAAAGACTGAAGTATGGAGCATCCATTGGGATGCAAAACTGCTTGCGGTCGCGTACAATGTAAGTAGGTTAAAAGATCAATATTTTCTAACATCTCTTTCAAGAAAAACTTTGCTTCTACATGTTAAATCTATTAAAAGTTCCTTACATTCCATGTCACAACCCAGAGGATATGTTGTTCATGACTAACGTATTACATACAAGGATTCATAATGAAAATAGGGGTCCTATTTTTATTACAACGTTTAATCTCTTAAACATGGTTATGGTAGTTGTAACCATTACATTACCTCTCCATGAATAAATGAACCTTGGAAGGTAAAATTTTAATCCTAAAACTCATATAAGAGTGACAACCAAAACTAAACAAATGTACACTTTTTGGCAGGATACTTAGTGCTATTGTGATTGTGTTAGGCCTTTATACTATTCTTTGGGGCAAAAGTAAGGATAACAGATCTCCGAAAACACTGTTTTAAAGGCACAGTGCCTCATTCTCTCTTCATGATTGCGGATCATATTGCTGGTACCGACAATGTAATCGATGGTCGGCTCTCTTTGAAAGATATGCTCTGTAGCCCATATTTGCAACAACAGGTTGCAACCCTTAAAGAAGTCATATCCCCTTGAACATGATGATAATGCCTTGAATAATTCTGCCAACAACATCGGGACAAGAGTGACCCACAAATTCCCCCAAAATGTGGCCAAGACTAGAGGTAGCACATTAATGTTGATCTGCCCTTTCTGCTGTGAAAACAACAGAAGTCCCAACAATGCCAAAGAGAACATCAAAGGGCGAAGGTTCTCCATGTTTCCCTATCATATTGAAATTCTTCATGATGCAGATTATAGCTTTCTAGATGCCCAAACTATTCAACAACTGGTCTAGGCTTATCCACCCGTCTTCGACGTTCTTTAGGTCCATGTTTCTCTTCAATCCCAATACATAGAGAAACCTATGACACGACAGCATGGCAACTCAGTAAAGTTGGTAACTTCCTCGAGCGTTAGTGTTAGCTCAAAGTCAACAAACTTGAAAATCGCTTTGGTTGGATTTCAGAATTCTATCCACAACCTGGTAAGCACTCTATCACCTCGGACATTCATCAACGCGGTCAGCGCTCCAAGATGTGTCCTAATTCCATCTGTATCAGATGTTTTTCCACCATTTTTTCAACTTGTGGGGCGCTCCTATGACCATGCTAATTTCAAAGATGTTGTGGTTGATTTCCATCTAAAAGGGAGAAAAGGCTAGGTAAGTGTTTTGCTCCGAATCCTTGGTGCCTTAATCTGGCAGCGAAGTCGTCAAGTCTTAAAACGAGAGACTTTTTAGCTCCGGTATTTGTCACACCTCATTTTTTTCCGGGTTGTGGAAAGAAACAAAAAATCCAATTGAAGTGACATTATTTGAAAAgggattaatttaattaattttaaagaatCACCTCTTAGAATTATTTAATtacggtgttccaagtcaccaatTTCAAAATTCCAATTCAAGGAAAATTATGACTTTGTTTATAGTCAGCAAAACACAGAAAATGGATAAAGAATTCTGTTaactcgggagaaggtgtgagacaCTCTCGAATTCCGTGATTTTAACACGGTCGCTTAACAAATTACACTTGGCTCAATTATCCggattattacatgttttaagaCTTATGTACATTCCGTCTTTTAccacttttaattattattatttattatggaATTTATTGAAACAAGATGCAATGTCGCACACTTGTTTTGCATTGCAAATCACGCCATGTGAAACGCACccacgatttacaacatgtttattattatttgaagttgagaATCAAGGCACACGAGGGCACACTTGAACTTGGGATTAATGTATCATAGACATGCTGCGGGAGCCGTACCCATAGCcatgataatttatttattaatctcGCCTAAAGCGTCTAGCGATATTCATAGATTGATCATTCACGTCTCGAATTATTGTTAGGCTTCAGAGTTATAGAAATTACTGGAGGACATGGTATAAATTAGCTACTTTTATCATTAAGAAGGTTATCTGTTCTATAGAGCCATTAAGATGTTACAACTTAATAAATTGCTAATGCTCTACTTTTGGAATTATTCTAATTATTGCTTATAAAGCAAGTAGATCAAATTAACGAGCACAAAATGACATTCTTTTAACTTAACACGCTCATGGCCTATTCTTATTCCTGCCAAGAAAGAAACAACTCTAATTTTTCCATTTGTCTAATTTACCAGCCCACTTGAATCACCACTTCAACATGCTAAAACAAAAGAAATGTAACATTACTATTACTACTTACTTATATAGAAGCCACAAACTTGAGGAATTTGGGGTCGTCCCGCTCCAGGTTGCATCATCTTATTGGTTCCTTTTAAACCGTATCCCCAAAATGCATATACATGTGGCTTAAGATCTATGAACCTATGGGCCCCGCTAAAATTTCCTTTCTTTCAAACCTGACTGCATTTTAAGCTAGAACGTGTGTttgaataaaaaatattataattaatcCGACATAACTAATCCAAATAATCTATCCCGACATAACTTATTCTGGCATAAGCCGTATttaaaccaaacgaccccttaatgtAATCTTGTTCCTAGCCAATAAAAGCTTTTATACCTATAGTTTTGATGACTTTTTGGTCCCAATTTTTTTAAGTTTACCCATGAGTAAAATATTTTTGAAGGTAAATTAGGATATACCTTTTTAACCTTTTTTGGAAATTAATTGAGAAACCTATTTGACTTGGTAATACTAAATTAATCTCATTAATATTCACTTTGGATTTTATTTATCTTAGCACACATTTGGATAATATTTAGTTGAACttgaaaataatttatttgaagttgaagttaaaatTGAAAAATGCTATTTGTGCTTGTACACTAATTTTCTAGAAACAAAAATTCAAGGTTTGCAAATGAAAATTATTATTTCACTTGAAATAACACATTGAATACAATGTGACGTTAGGTAATGCTTGTAATAAATTGCATCACAAAGGAACATGTAATGTTAAGAGAGATACATTATTGGTATTAGTCAAAtaacttttaaattatttttgcaTAATATAGTAGAAATGTCAGGATGATGTGAGATTACAGTACTTATCTTTGAATTGATCAAATTGTAATTGATATTCTATAATAAATACTAGATAGTGTTACTGTCCTTGTGTCGCCTTGCTCCAGACTATGCATTCTCATTGACTACCACGTATGATTTATCTTAGCTGCTTTATTAACTTTCGTCTATATTTAATGTATTGTCCCTTTTGATTTCAGATCACGTATATATAAGTGATGGTACATATACTTCCTTTTAATCTTATTATAGTTGACTTGGTTATCATCTTTGACTATTGTAAACTGAAAAAATTACCTCATATGAAGAATTACGAATCACATGAGTCACtaaaagaaatgaaaaagaaaacttaacactaaaatatttataaaacttTTTTGTTTACGTCATTGATAACGCTTTTTTTAAAAAcagtatttaaaaaaaattcaaaataatcaAACTACTTTAAAGTTGAACCTCATATCAGAAAGATTTAAATACTTAGAAATCAACCAACTGAACTTACATGTACTCAAATGAGTTAATCCattaaaacaaaatatatatCCCAAATAATACGAAACCAGTAACGCAATTAATATGAAAGAGATCAAGTATTTTTAAAAGAGCAAATAAAATCTATCACGAGCAAATAGAaaacacttaaaaaaaaaaaaatcaaagcaaCTGTATACTTAAAATGTAAGCAAGTACCGAGAAAAAATGGAAGTGAATGGACCTGAAAATTTACATCTCAATCCGCCCGAACGGAGCAACGATCGGCGGACTGAAACGCCAAAGCAACGAATCGGAGCCTCGACATAGAAGCCTCGCCGGATCTTCGACGGAGTTTGGTTGCTCGACTGGTTTTCGTGGCTGATTTTGCTGCTCTTTAGGACTGTTTCACGGGAGATTTTGGGACTATTTTGGGGTTAAACATTTGCTCTTAATGAAGAAGAAAACTGTAGAAAAAAGGTTGATGAGGACCCCCTTTTGCTCAAAACTACCCGATTTCCCTCTTGTCCCTCCATGCGTTCTCTGTTTTCCGTCCCCCAATCCCCTTTTCGTGTGTTCTCGGAATGTGCCCTATTCTCTCCGTTCTCCCTCTGTTATATCGTGCAAATGTGATATATATGGGTATTCTTGGGGAGAAAGGGATAATAACGGGTGAGTTTCCAGGAAATTTCTTGGTAAAATGATAAGGGCTGTGTCCTCATTTGTCCGAGTCTGCTGCAAAGAAAAGCAAGAAGTTGCACGAAAAGGACATGGCAAAAATAGGCCATGGCTGACAGGCAAACTTACTCAAAAATGGAGAGGGAGAAGAGGAGAGAGAGCGACTAGTTTTCTCTCCAAAATCTGATAAGTGACGAGGAAAATTCGATATCATATCCACCGTTGGATCCCAATCGATGGCTCAGATTGCACCTTCTAGAGACTTCTTTGAAGTTGGGCTATGTATTTGGACCAAACGACAGGCCAGATTTGCGCTAATGTTTGGGCCAACATATTGGTCTCAAGTTGGGGGAAGAAACATAATTAGACAATATTTAAGAAAATTTTACATAAACCTAGCAGAGTAGGTAATTAACATAACATATTACATTCCttaataaaaatttataaatCTGGATCGAGAATCAGGAAATCCAAATCAATTCAATTCCTAAAAAAATCAAGCTGACGAGATTCACGGAACAAACAATCCTAAACGTTTGCTTCCTATTTCTTTGCTAGGTAATATTTTCAAGAGAATGTATCATTTTTATACATAAAAAATTAAATGTTAATCAACTATCGAAAAATTACTTGCACTTATTGCTCACATTTCATAATCTCTTTATTCCCatttacaaaaaaataaatcTAATAAATCTGGATTTTAACATGTATAATAATATACATACGGAATCCTGAAATATAACTACATAATTACATTAATATATATTGTATAAATCATGTATAAATTCTAATAAATTATGTAAAAATTATAATAGATAATTATACACGATGTAAATCATGTATAATTATACCAAATAATATACCAAGTAAAAACCATGCACATTTTAATGTTATATTTTATCATAAATTTTTCATATGTATATATTGATTGTATATTAATGTTAATAATAATGGACAATAAAtatatacgtggaatacatataTCGACAATagtatataattatgtataatgtatatatacacaatataatgATTATATTTAATAGCACTAGTTTAAATATatgtgcgttgcacgtgtgtTTTGCGTCGGTCAATATTATATATGCTTACATAAGAAGATTAAATTATtcgaataaataattaaaattataataaaaatacaatatttgtttaaataatGAGAACAAATATTATTTCATGGCAAAATATATAGTTTAACCATGAAACTTAGGGACCAAATCCCTATGATGCACCTTCTCACCGTGGACAATTTTTATACACACAACCTTTCTAAAATGTGTCTAAAACACATCACTTTTTTCTTGATAAGTTTTTATTTGGAGATTGCATCCACGTGCCAATCAAAACACATCACGTGTCATAACTCAACTATATGGGTGTGTAAAAGATTGTTCGTGCTCAAAAGATGTGTCATAGAGATTAAGTCCTAAGTTCCGGAGCCAAACTATGTATTCTACCATTATTTCATTGACACAATAGCTCAATTGAATACCTTCTAAACATGCAAAGATAATGACTTTAGTTATATTAGATGTACAATATTTGTAGGTAGACATATTTTGTTATATGAAACACTAATATGTTAGTATGTTATATCTCACCtaacatatttttttttataagcgATATTGTTGGTGTATGTTTTCTTCTATTTTGGCTACTCTATCATCACAAAAAATTTCTTAAATTCTTATTGGTCTAAATCTAAAACCCGTTCTTTACTACGTTACGACCACATAAAGGTTGAGATAACTCTAAACTCATTCTGATTTCCAATCTTGGATGGACTCTACCGATTTTGAAATTTCAAGAGTTCCTAATGATAaggataatttttaaaattatagaaAAACAAAATGAAAAATTTATAGCTGTTTCAAAGTTCCAAATATATTAGTTTAGCTAAACTTTAAAATATTATATTCTAGTCACAAGTTTACGTAATATGGTTGTAggagaatttaattttttaaaggatataaaagttggtcaaataagaaaataaatataactaaggtaattttaatgaattttaaaattctaaatatCAGAAGTTTACATAATCCAAATAAGGCAAGATTAATAAGCAAAAATAtaattgattttaa contains:
- the LOC104093792 gene encoding WAT1-related protein At2g39510-like yields the protein MERKKTVVWSIHWDAKLLAVVYSGICCSGLTYYIQGFIMKYNGLVFLTAFTPLNMVMVVVTSTLLLHEQMNLRRMLGATVIVLGLYTVLWIKSKDNRSPATEELAPTEEPGGDFGAYKDFMGSYDCP